A segment of the Yersinia rochesterensis genome:
ACTACTGAAAGCCATTTTGAAAGCCACCTTGGTCGGCTGGGTGACCGGAATATTCCTGTGGCATAACTGGCCAGATATGATGCGGTTAATGGCCGCACCACCGGTGGCGGCTTTAGGTGATGCGCTCCACTTGATTATTTTTTGTGGATTGGTGGTGGTTTTAGGCCTCACTCCGATGGTCGCGTTTGATGTGTTTTTCCAAATAACCAACCATATTAAAAAATTGCGTATGACCAAACAGGAAATACGTGATGAATTCAAAGATCAAGAGGGTGACCCGCATGTGAAAGGGCGCATTCGTCAACAACAACGGGCGATGGCCCGCCGACGGATGATGGCTGATGTGCATAAGGCCGATGTAATAGTGACTAACCCAACTCACTATGCCGTCGCATTGCAGTACAACGAAGCAAAAATGAGTGCGCCCAAGGTTTTGGCGAAAGGAGCGGGGGCGGTTGCATTGCGTATTCGTGAATTGGGCGCTGAACATCGGATTCCTTTGTTAGAAGCGCCACCACTGGCCAGGGCTTTGTTCCGGCACAGTGATGTGGGCCAACATATTCCAGCCACCCTTTATGCCGCGGTGGCAGAAGTCCTTGCCTGGGTGTATCAGCTGAAACGCTGGAAGCGGGAAGGTGGGCTAATCCCGAAAAAACCTGAACATCTGCCGGTACCGGAAGGTCTGGATTTTGCAACAGAGAGTGAGACTGACTAATGGCTAATTTGGCCGCCCTGCTTCGTTTACCGGGCAACTTCAAAGATACCCAGTGGCAAATTCTTGCCGGGCCAATCTTAATCTTAATGATCTTGTCGATGATGGTGTTGCCGCTGCCGCCTTTCATCCTTGATTTGTTGTTTACCTTCAACATTGCGCTGTCGATTA
Coding sequences within it:
- the flhB gene encoding flagellar biosynthesis protein FlhB, whose protein sequence is MAEDSDAEKSEEPTSHKLEKAREKGQIPRSRELTSMLMLGAGLSILWISGESMARQLAAMITQGLHFDHGIISDDKQMLRQIGMLLRQTLIAMIPIFAGLVIVALAVPMLLGGVLFSGESIKFDLMRMSPIAGLKRMFSSQALAELLKAILKATLVGWVTGIFLWHNWPDMMRLMAAPPVAALGDALHLIIFCGLVVVLGLTPMVAFDVFFQITNHIKKLRMTKQEIRDEFKDQEGDPHVKGRIRQQQRAMARRRMMADVHKADVIVTNPTHYAVALQYNEAKMSAPKVLAKGAGAVALRIRELGAEHRIPLLEAPPLARALFRHSDVGQHIPATLYAAVAEVLAWVYQLKRWKREGGLIPKKPEHLPVPEGLDFATESETD